A region of Enoplosus armatus isolate fEnoArm2 chromosome 14, fEnoArm2.hap1, whole genome shotgun sequence DNA encodes the following proteins:
- the sall2 gene encoding sal-like protein 2, producing MSRRKQKRPQQLMSLTPGACRILEHDDNLAVKSQSFPFILDSTCSPSSSLQSSQLTLALCSSLKGSQTPSLPTEGPPLSCSPSQPLKDPQPSLSPDFTYSSLSSKTLHPPALPLTDCNPTSSTSTLIHPSRSAHMASPKLGLSATTTTSSSSSSSSASLCPPPHPGSPSRVPEGPPSPVTPTPSPGVTSASAAPSRAQLSIALILEELRVLQQRQIHQMQITEEICRQVLRLGGASYTIDTPSQHLLPPLPQLCLEGSKRAASPTSQANTTQPSTSVAPLLACFSSLLPSQAANKTTKPSSSLSQILQPHNPQIEGTGGTAGAHGYLRGSSRSSAPSTSSSAAISMASSTYPLALSLALPNRYLHEKSPNTTSVSGHSGRSFLNSSLPISVSMVPNSQHALQSVSGGADSSSTSSSTNTGRLQHACRFCGKMFSSDSSLQIHLRSHTGERPYQCPVCLSRFTTRGNLKVHFLRHREQNPELSLSLLPPSLFGVALGATGGPDMGQTMSSGNSTSGMNMIQKKPKSRPEDETSGDHLEVGGTSTGFSLGATGGSTPSTLPLAPSVDLALISHSLLQLNRAAAVAAAASITSGSSHSSSSSSASTSSLATSLLSNPSLSTSSTITELFKGAKQQHFDENTPPHAPMLSPAAYSQLAHLPKLLFPSVSTSSATPAAHSSLYNHPALGLLRTPLPSTPGSHQLASSGHSQLSFPFSSFPKVPGPPNTTPSSLSSSMVTSTPTSETSKLQRLVEKLERAPPRSSSSTSSSMLEMLSSSNTTSSASPANSRFTNASTSTTYVMASPPSSNLVSTSVSNFTREMVAALGMSANGARAMAGGLLPSLSITGPAGSLTTNQCGVCLRVLSCPRALRLHQATHLGERPFPCKICGRSFSTKGSLRSHLATHHARPPNARVQNSCPLCQRKFTNALVLQHHIRMHLGGQLPTDGTEDSAHEMPAESDTKPLSQSQSQSTDPNTASSKTPPLAGHSKSPAPSSQFQTPAGGSVPVSGSMKSVEFPKNPSKSGSASPDLIPPSDLSPDPFMNPTTQTPPPGSADPPVLCVSAPLPASQQTDQASPVGKDNQVEQQATVDVHLPKSIPSPISSTVTKTTVSSNAMEVDCGEDEASTSSDAFLGSGSNLEDLQSTSALGTTFAYTCPSTSSNPILSQDVLNVNETPTLESDSVSPRPQSPEPMEEDKDQSPPPATPKQDQATVPDEDSKMTSTLETADSIGAEVRGASQRAATFVRETRQSFHFGSYGREDRVEGVNTSGLAPSEALDASVPISLAPTLPSPMSRPEKKTYCCAECGKEYASRSGLKGHMKHHGVVTKTTRPPARSSRSSADQLPSSTSMTSLNIPATRSSAGFWNHYQAFLNTSNEPTDDPTAGSQGENESAKSPVRSQMDPRAPDEAGEESSEGS from the exons ATGTCCCGTCGGAAACAGAAACGACCCCAGCAGCTTATGAGCCTGACCCCCGGTGCCTGTCGGATACTTGAGCATG ATGACAACTTGGCAGTGAAGTCACAATCCTTTCCATTTATCCTGGATTCTACCtgctctccatcctcctctcttcaaaGCTCCCAGCTGACCCTCGCACTCTGTTCATCTCTCAAGGGCTCTCAGACCCCCTCGCTACCCACTGAGGGTCCACCACTATCCTGCTCGCCGAGCCAGCCCCTCAAAGACCCacagccctccctctctcctgactTCACTTATTCTTCTCTGTCTTCCAAAACTCTACATCCACCTGCCCTTCCACTGACCGATTGCAATCCTACGTCTTCTACAAGTACCCTCATCCACCCTTCTCGAAGTGCACACATGGCCTCTCCCAAGTTGGGGCTgtcagccaccaccaccacctcttcatcctcctcatcgtcCTCTGCCTCCCTATGTCCTCCACCGCACCCTGGAAGCCCCAGCCGTGTGCCTGAGGGCCCCCCAAGTCCTGTTACCCCCACTCCCAGCCCAGGAGTGACATCTGCCTCAGCTGCACCCTCTAGGGCCCAACTGAGCATTGCCCTGATCCTGGAGGAGCTGCGGGTGCTGCAGCAAAGGCAGATCCACCAGATGCAGATAACAGAGGAGATCTGTAGACAGGTGCTACGCCTTGGTGGAGCCTCCTATACCATAGACACACCTTCCCagcatctcctccctcctctgcctcagctcTGCCTGGAAGGCAGCAAAAGGGCAGCCAGCCCAACTAGTCAGGCAAATACAACTCAGCCTTCCACCTCAGTAGCTCCTCTCCTGGCATGtttctcctccctgctcccttCTCAGGCAGCCAACAAAACCACAAAGCCAAGCAGTTCTTTGTCTCAAATCCTGCAGCCCCACAATCCCCAGATTGAAGGGACGGGAGGGACTGCAGGGGCTCATGGTTATCTGAGAGGGAGCTCTCGATCCTCAGCTCcatccacctcttcctctgctgccatctCCATGGCTTCCTCCACCTATCCTCTAGCCCTGTCTTTAGCCTTGCCCAACCGCTATCTTCATGAGAAATCTCCAAATACTACTTCAGTGAGTGGACACAGTGGCCGGTCCTTCCTAAACTCATCCCTCCCCATATCAGTATCAATGGTCCCAAACTCCCAACATGCTCTGCAATCTGTCTCTGGAGGAGCAGACTCTTCCTCTACATCCAGCTCCACCAATACCGGCCGCCTCCAACATGCCTGCCGCTTTTGTGGAAAAATGTTTAGCAGTGACTCTTCCCTACAGATACATTTACGCTCACACACAGGGGAACGACCATACCAGTGCCCAGTGTGCCTCAGCCGCTTCACCACACGAGGGAACCTCAAGGTGCACTTCCTACGCCATCGTGAGCAAAACCCAGAGCTCTCACTTTCACTCCTGCCACCTTCTTTGTTTGGAGTAGCATTAGGGGCCACTGGGGGACCAGATATGGGACAGACCATGAGCAGTGGTAACAGCACAAGTGGAATGAATATGATACAGAAGAAGCCAAAAAGCAGGCCTGAGGATGAAACAAGTGGAGATCATTTGGAGGTCGGTGGCACCAGCACTGGCTTTTCTCTGGGGGCCACTGGAGGATCAACCCCTTCTACCCTACCCCTGGCCCCTAGTGTGGATCTGGCTTTGATTTCCCACTCTCTCCTGCAGCTCAATAGGGCTGCAGCTGTAGCCGCTGCAGCCTCTATCACCTCGGGCTCATCCcactcgtcctcctcctcttcagcctccacctcttctctggctacctctctcctctccaacCCTTCCTTGTCTACGTCTTCCACCATCACAGAGTTATTCAAGGGTGCCAAGCAGCAGCACTTTGATGAGAACACTCCCCCTCATGCCCCAATGCTTTCTCCTGCAGCCTACTCCCAGCTAGCCCACCTGCCTAAGCTCCTTTTTCCGTCTGTCTCCACTTCATCTGCTACCCCTGCTGCACACTCATCCCTCTACAACCATCCTGCCCTGGGCTTGCTACGCACCCCGCTACCCTCTACTCCAGGCTCCCACCAACTTGCTTCTTCCGGCCATTCTCagctttctttccctttctcttcctttccgAAAGTCCCAGGTCCACCCAACACCACTCCATCCTCCCTGTCTTCCTCCATGGTTACCTCCACTCCTACATCTGAAACCTCTAAGCTGCAGAGGCTGGTGGAGAAGCTAGAGAGGGCGCCTCctcgctcctcttcctctacttCCTCCTCCATGCTGGAGATGTTGTCTAGCAGTAACACTACCTCTTCAGCAAGTCCAGCCAACAGTCGTTTCACAAATGCCAGCACTTCTACCACATATGTTATGGCGTCCCCACCATCTTCAAATCTTGTCTCCACTTCTGTTTCAAACTTTACCCGTGAGATGGTGGCTGCCCTAGGCATGAGTGCCAATGGAGCTAGAGCCATGGCGGGGGGCTTGCTACCATCACTAAGCATCACAGGTCCAGCTGGCAGCCTGACAACCAATCAGTGTGGGGTGTGTCTACGGGTGCTGAGCTGTCCCAGAGCACTTCGTCTGCACCAGGCTACACACCTTGGGGAACGCCCTTTTCCATGTAAAATCTGTGGCAGATCCTTCTCTACCAAAGGCAGCCTGCGGTCACATCTGGCCACCCATCATGCCCGACCACCTAATGCACGTGTCCAGAACTCTTGCCCTCTGTGCCAGCGTAAGTTCACTAATGCCCTAGTGCTCCAGCACCACATTCGTATGCACCTTGGTGGACAGTTGCCCACAGATGGCACAGAGGATTCTGCACATGAGATGCCAGCTGAATCTGATACCAAACCTTTGTCACAATCTCAATCCCAGTCCACTGACCCAAATACTGCCTCTAGTAAAACACCTCCTCTAGCAGGCCACTCTAAGAGCCCAGCCCCAAGTTCACAATTTCAAACTCCAGCAGGTGGCTCGGTCCCTGTGTCTGGCAGTATGAAATCAGTTGAATTCCCCAAAAATCCCAGCAAGTCTGGGTCCGCCAGCCCAGATCTCATCCCCCCCTCTGACCTTAGCCCTGACCCATTCATGAATCCCACCACACAAACTCCACCACCCGGCAGTGCAGACCCCCCTGTCCTTTGTGTCAGTGCCCCCCTGCCAGCCTCCCAGCAGACAGATCAAGCTTCCCCAGTTGGCAAAGACAACCAAGTTGAACAACAAGCCACTGTCGATGTCCATCTTCCTAAATCCATCCCCTCACCAATTTCCTCCACTGTTACCAAAACCACAGTGTCATCTAATGCTATGGAAGTGGACTGTGGAGAGGATGAAGCATCTACCTCCTCTGATGCCTTCCTTGGCTCTGGATCAAACCTGGAGGACTTACAAAGCACCTCTGCCCTTGGTACCACCTTTGCATACACCTGTCCCAGTACCTCCTCTAACCCCATTCTGAGTCAAGATGTTCTTAATGTTAATGAAACACCAACCTTGGAATCAGACTCAGTTTCCCCAAGGCCCCAATCACCAGAACCCATGGAAGAAGACAAAGATCAGTCTCCTCCACCAGCAACACCAAAGCAAGACCAAGCAACTGTGCCTGACGAGGACTCCAAAATGACGTCCACTTTGGAGACTGCTGACAGTATTGGTGCTGAAGTAAGGGGTGCATCACAGAGAGCTGCCACTTTTGTAAGGGAGACACGTCAGAGCTTTCATTTTGGTTCGTATGGGAGGGAGGATCGGGTGGAAGGTGTTAACACTAGTGGATTGGCTCCAAGTGAAGCACTGGATGCTTCTGTCCCTATCAGCCTTGCTCCCACCCTCCCATCTCCAATGTCTCGTCCTGAGAAGAAGACCTATTGCTGTGCTGAGTGTGGAAAAGAGTATGCCAGTCGCAGTGGACTGAAG GGGCACATGAAGCACCATGGTGTGGTAACCAAAACAACACGTCCACCAGCACGGAGTAGTCGTTCCTCCGCTGACCAACTTCCTTCTTCTACATCTATGACTTCCTTGAACATTCCTGCCACCAGGAGCTCAGCAGGCTTCTGGAACCATTACCAAGCCTTCCTCAACACCAGTAACGAGCCAACTGATGACCCAACCGCTGGCAGCCAAGGAGAGAATGAGTCTGCAAAATCACCTGTTCGCTCTCAGATGGATCCAAGAGCCCCTGATGAAGCTGGGGAAGAGTCTAGTGAAGGGTCATAA